Part of the Kitasatospora sp. NBC_01266 genome, GCTGATCGCTCAGCCGGTGGCCGCGCCGCTGCTCGGCCAGCTGCCGTAGGCGTTCCGCGAGGCGGGGACGGGCTTGAACTGCTCACCGGGCGCGGTCCAGAAGCCTTCGCGCAGCGAGAGTGCCATGCCGGCCCAGTCGAGGGCGGTCTCCACGATGTGCCGCAGGCTCTCCGGCGACCAGCTGTCGTCGAAGACCAGCGGCAGCACCGGGGCGACCTGCTCGATGGTGGCGATCAGCGGGTTGTGGGTGATCGCCTCGTCCACCAGCAGCACGATCGGCTTGCGCAGCGCCGAGCCCCAGCCGAGCTCCAGCGAGACGCCGGCCGACAGCGGCGAGCCGACGTAGGCGAAGACCAGGTCGGCGGTCTGCATCGCGCGGAAGTCGGACGGAACCCGCGGCTCCGGCGTCCGCCCCTCCACCGTCCAGGCATCACTGTGGTGCGCGCTGAAGACGGCCGCGCCGCTGTGCAGCAGCGAGCTGCGCAGGGCGGTCAGGCGGGTCCGGCTGGCGAGCGTGACGACACTGTCGGCCGGCCCGGTCAGCCGCATCAGCGGGGCGGCGAGGAAGACACGGGCCCGGCGGCCTTCGGGGGCCTGGGCTGCGTGCTGGCGCATGTACGGCTCACTCATGGCGGTGGCTCCGGGGAGTTGACGATCCTGCTGAGTGTGGTCTCAGCGGGTTAGCAGGGCACGGACGGAGCGGTTGCTGAAACCGCTTCGGAGTCGGGGGATGCTCCCAATCCGTCCGCTCACTGATCGTCACTGGTGGCGGCCCATGGCGTCCACAGAAGCGGTGTGTCATCTCCCTGACTGGCATTTGGATGACACCTGGACGGGAGGATGGCCACTGACGCATCGTCAAACAGGTGTCATTTTTATGCCAGGCAGCACGATGCCAGGCATCTACCGAGGCCTGGCCTTGCCTTGGAGTCGGAGTATGGCTTTGATAAATGCTTGTTTGCGTCTACACGCGAGGAGCGATGCGGACGCCGACACTGTCCGTTATATCAGGCACATGACAAGGAGGCACACATGCGTCGTGCACCTCGATCAATGATTCGTGCGCTCGTTGCTGGTGCCATTGCAGGTGCGGGCCTGGCGGCGGCCGTCGGTGCGCCGGCTCTGGCGACAGAGGTCTTCGCTTCCAGTGTCAGCCCGCTGGACATCCACTGGGGCGGGAACAATGCCGAGGTGTCGGCTGACGCCCAGTCGGTCGTTCCGGCAGGTGCCAGCTCGCAGCTTGCCGTCTCGAAGTCGGACGATATCTGGTGGGGCATCTAGGCCCCGCCGCTTTTTGGATGGCCGCCGCGGCTAGTTGTCGCCGGACGATTCAGCCCCGGGGTGAAGGGGCGAGAACATTGCTTCACCCCGGCCGTCCTCCTCGTCCGAGCCGTCGTAGCGGTGTCCTGGCGGGTTGAGCGCCATGCGCCAGCCGAGCTGGAAGAGCGTCTCCGAGCCGTACTCCTCGCGGAAATCCGCTATGTGCCTGGCCAGGGTGCGTTCGCTGATGCCGAGGTTTCGAGCGATCACCCGGTGGCCGATGCCTTGGGCCATCATGCGCAGGATGTTGCCCCGCATCCGGGAGATGACCTCCTGCGGCACTTCGGTGGCCCCCACGAACGGGCTGGCCCGCTCCCAGAGCCGCTCGAACGAGTCCAGCATGTAGGCGACGACGCCTGGGTCGCTGACGAACGCGGCCGTCTCGTGATCCCCCTGGACAGGGATCACCGCGACCGCGCGGTCGATGATGAAGAGGCGGGTGAACGGTTCCGCCAGAGTTCTGACAGCACCGCCGGCTTCGGTCACGGCCTCGACGTACTGCCTGGTCGGCGCCGAATAGCGAGCGCTCGGTTGGTAGATGATCCGACGCGCGATCCCACGTCGGATCCGCGTGACCTCGGCGTCGACGGTGCCCTTGAGCAGTATCAGGGACTCACGACGGCTTCCGCCGGGTTGTGCGGTCAGGACCTCGAACTCGGCGCCGTCGACCAGCAGGCTGACCCGTTGGTTGATCTCGGCCAGGCCGTGAACATGCTCGATCGGACCGCCCGGCTTGATCTGCTGATCCAGCGACTGGTAAGCGTGGTTCAGGTCCTGCATAGCCGTGGGTATGGACACCGCCTGCGACAACAGTGAAAGGGCCTGCTTCTGCCAGGCCGAACCAAGCCGGGTCGCCAGCCGGTTTGGATCTGTGGCCGTCACGATCGACGGTTTTCCTTGGTCGAGAACCAATAGACCGAGTTCCGCGAGTTCCTGGTACGGGCCGGTGAGATCGGCCTCGTCGACCTCCATGCTTCCGCCGGTGGCGATGACCTGGAGATACAGGGACTTGGCCGCGGCAGACACGAGGCCGACCTTTTCCTTCTCCCCTTCGGCCCCGCCCGTCGAACTCACTCCTGGTTCCCCCTCCCGGGAAACTCGCCACAATCCAACGGCAGCACTCTACGCAAGAGCGGGAGCGGTTGGCACCCCACCCAATAGGGGGGTTCAACCACTCCCGTTCTGAGCTGCTTCCGTTACCGCCGCGGCCGCCACACCACCAGCGCGCTCGACTGCTGGGCCGGCTGGTACGGCACCAGGTCCCGCCGGTACGAGGCGTGCACCGCCGCCTCCCTGGCCTGCAGCGCGGCCCCGGCGCCCTCCACCGCGGTGGCGAGTTCGGCCACTCGCGACTGCAGGGCGGCCACCTGGTTCTCCAGTTCGATGATCCGCTTGATCCCGGCCAGGTTGATGCCCTCGTCCTGGGAGAGCCGCTGGACCTCGCGCAACTGCTGGATGTCCCGGGCCGAGTAGCGCCGGCCGCCGCCGCCGGTGCGGTCGGGGCAGACCAGGCCGAGGCGGTCGTACTGGCGCAGGGTCTGCGGGTGCAGCCCGGAGAGTTCGGCGGCCACCGAGATCACGTAGACCGGGGTCTCCTCGGTGAGCACGTAGCTCGGGCCCGGGTGGGCCGCCCGCCGGGAGCGGGGGGCGGGGCCGCCGGGCAGGCCCTCGCCCAGGCCGACGCCGATCGAGTCAGGGCTCATGTCAGGTCACGCTCCCTCCGCCGCCTTGAAGAGGGCGGCTCGCGGGTCCTCGGATGCGGTCGCGTCGCGGTACTGCTCCAGTGCGCTCAGGGCCTCGCCGCTGGTCTGCTGGGGAACCGTCACCTCGACGGTGACCAGCAGGTCGCCCCGGGTGCCGTCCTTGCGGGTGGCGCCCTTGCCGCGGGCCCGCAGGGTCAGGCCGTTGGCACTGCCGGCCGGGAGCCGCAGTTTCACGGCGGGGCCGTTCAGGGTCGGTACCTCGATGGTGCCGCCCAGCGCGGCTTCGGGGAAGGAGACCGGGACGGTCACTGTGAGGTTGTCGCCCTTGCGGCCGAAGACCGGGTGGGAGCTGACGTGCACGGAGACGTAGAGGTCGCCGGGCTGGCCGCCCCGCTCACCCTGGGCGCCCTTGCCCTTGAGCCGGATCCGCTGGGCGTCCTGCACCCCGGCCGGGATCCGCACCTGCATGGTGCGGGCCGAACTGGCCCGCCCGCTGCCGTGGCAGTCCGGGCACGGGTCGTCGACGATCATGCCGCGGCCCTTGCAGTCGCGGCACGGGTCGGAGAGCGCGAACGCTCCCTGGCCCCGGCTGACCGTCCCGGCGCCGACGCAGGTCGGACAGACCCGGGGCGTGCTGCCGGCCTTCGCACCGGTGCCGGAGCAGGCCCGGCAGGCGGCCTGACTGGTCATCCGCAGCGGGACGGTGGCGCCGTCCACCGCCTCCTCGAAGCTGAGCGTGACCTCGGTCTCCACGTCCGCGCCGCGTCGCGGCTGGGCCTGCCGGCCGCCGCGGTTGAACAGGCCGCCGAAGACGTCGCCGATGCCGCCGCTCGACTGCGAACCGTTGAACAGGTCGCCGAAGTCGAAGCCGTAGCCGTTGGTGCCCGGCCCGCCCGAGCGCATCCCGCCGGCGCCGAAGAGGCTGCGGGCCTCGTCGTACTCCTTGCGGCGCTTCTCGTCCGACAGGACGTCATAGGCCTCGGAGATGTCCTTGAAACGGTCCTCCGCCTTGGTGTCGCCCTTGTTCGCGTCCGGGTGGAACTCGCGGGCGAGCTTGCGGTAGGTCTTCTTGATCTCCGCGGTGGTGGCGTCCTTGGGCACACCGAGGACCTTGTAGTAGTCCTTCTCCACGTAGTCCTTCGTGCTCATGGCTGCTGCCACCTCCCGGGATGGGTCGATACGGCGCTGCGGAGCCGCGCGTCACCGAAGGCGACGTGCGACCCCGCAGCGCACAGCGTGTCAGTTCTCGGCCGCACCGTCAGCCTCGGGGGCCGCATCCGAGCCTCCGGCGGACGGACCGCCGGCCTGGCCACCGGTGGACGGGGTCCCCGGCTGCGGCTCCGCGACGGCCACCATCGCCGGGCGGATGATCCGCTCGCCGATCCGGTAACCGGGCTGCAGGACCTGCACACAGGTGTCCTCGGTGACGTCCGAGGAGTAGCTGTGCATCAGCGCCTCGTGCAGGTTCGGGTCGAAGGGCTCGCCCTCCTTGCCGAACTGCTGGAGGCCCAGCTTGGCGACGACCGTCTCCAGGTTGTCGGAGACCGACTTGAAGCCGCCGGTCACCTCGCCGTGCTCGCGGGCCCGGCCGATGTCGTCCAGCACCGGAATCAGCGACTCCAGGATGTTGGAGACCGCGATCTCACGGACCGTCAGCCGGTCGCGCTCGACCCGCTTGCGGTAGTTCTGGTACTCGGCCTGCAGCCGCTGGAGGTCGCCGGTGCGCTCGGTCAGCTCACGCTTGGCGGCCGCCAGCTCGTCGCCCTCCGCCGCGGCGGAGGCGCCGTTGAGCGCCTCCTCCGCGGCCTGCACGACAGCCTCGTCGGCGTTGGAGTCGTCGCCGGGCTCCACGCCCCGCGCCTTCTCCGTCATGCCGCACCACCCTTGGGCTTCTCGTCGTCGATGATCTCGGCGTCGACCACGTCGTCCTCGGGCTTGGCACCGGACTCGGCGCCGTCCGCGGCACCCGCCGCACCGGAGGCGTCGGCGTTGGCGTAGAGCGCCTGGCCGAGCTTCTGGGCGGTGGTGGAGACCTTCTCGGTGGCCTCGCGGATGGCCGCGATGTCCTCGCCCTTCAGGGTCTCCTTGAGCTCGCCGATCGCGGTCTCGACCTCGCTCTTGACGTCGCCCGGGAGCTTGTCGGCGTTGTCCGCGATGAACTTCTCGGTCGAGTAGACGAGCTGCTCGGCCTGGTTGCGGGTGTCCACGGCCTCGCGGCGCTTGTGGTCCTCCTCCGCGTACTGCTCGGCCTCGCGCATCATGCGCTCGATGTCGTCCTTCGGCAGCGCCGAGCCGCCGGTGACGGTCATCCGCTGCTCCTTGCCGGTGCCGAGGTCCTTGGCGCCGACGTGCATGATGCCGTTCGCGTCGATGTCGAAGGTGACCTCGATCTGCGGCAGGCCGCGCGGGGCCGGCGGCAGGCCGGTCAGCTCGAACATGCCGAGCTTCTTGTTGTACGCCGCGATCTCGCGCTCGCCCTGGTAGACCTGGATCTGGACGGAGGGCTGGTTGTCCTCGGCGGTGGTGAAGATCTCCGAGCGCTTGGTCGGGATCGTGGTGTTGCGCTCGATCAGCTTGGTCATGATGCCGCCCTTGGTCTCGATACCCAGGGACAGCGGGGTGACGTCCAGCAGCAGGACGTCCTTGACCTCGCCCTTCAGCACACCGGCCTGGAGCGCGGCGCCGATCGCGACGACCTCGTCCGGGTTGACGCCCTTGTTGGCGTCCTTGCCGCCGGTCAGCTCCTTGACCAGCTCGGCGACGGCCGGCATACGGGTCGAGCCACCGACCAGGACGACGTGGTCGATCTCGGAGAGCGAGATGCCGGCGTCCTTGATCACGTTGTGGAACGGGTGCTTGCAGCGCTCCAGCAGGTCCGCGGTCAGCTGCTGGAACTGGGCCCGGGTGAGCTTCTCGTCCAGGTGCAGCGGGCCCTCGGCGGAGGCCGTGATGTAGGGCAGGTTGATCGAGGTCTCGGAGGACGAGGAGAGCTCGATCTTGGCCTTCTCGGCCGCCTCGCGCAGGCGCTGCAGCGCCATCTTGTCCTTGGAGAGGTCCACGCCGTGACCGGCCTGGAAGACCTTCACCAGGTGGTCGACGACCTTCTGGTCCCAGTCGTCACCACCGAGGTGGTTGTCACCGTTGGTGGCCTTCACCTCGACGACGCCGTCGCCGATCTCCAGCAGCGACACGTCGAAGGTGCCACCACCGAGGTCGAAGACCAGGATGGTCTGGTCGTCCTTGTCCAGGCCGTAGGCCAGCGCGGCGGCGGTCGGCTCGTTGACGATGCGCAGGACGTTGAGGCCCGCGATCTCACCGGCCTCCTTGGTGGCCTGGCGCTCGGAGTCGGAGAAGTAGGCCGGGACGGTGATGACGGCGTCGGTGACCGTCTCGCCCAGGTAGGCCTCCGCGTCGCGCTTCAGCTTCTGCAGGATGAAGGCGCTGATCTGCTGCGGGTTGAAGTCCTTGCCGTCCAGGTTGATCTTCCACCCGGTGCCCATGTGGCGCTTGACCGAGCGGATGGTCCGGTCCACGTTGGTGACCGCCTGGCGCTTGGCGACCTCGCCGACCAGCACCTCGCCGTTCTTGGCGAAGGCGACGACGGACGGCGTGGTCCGGGCGCCCTCGGCGTTGGTGATGACGGTGGGCTCACCGCCTTCGAGAACACTGACGACCGAGTTCGTCGTGCCGAGGTCGATACCGACCGCGCGTGCCATCGTAAATACCTCCACGGAAGAGTTGAGCTTTACGCACTCAAGCGTGCCGTACCGGAGCGCCGACGTCAACAGACGTGAGTCGTCCGGGCTCAACTTTCCAGCGCGGGGTCGGCGCGGGAGGTGCCGGTCGGCCGTGCGGGTCCTGGCCTCCGCCGATCCACGTGACCTCTGCCATACGCTTCTTCTCTGTAACCGGCCCGGCGATCCCGATAGCCTCCGGCGAGCCGGGGCCAGGGCGTGCCCGGGGCGCGATTATCGGGTGGTAGGCCGGAGAGAGACTGGTCACAGTCGGGCGCCAAGACTAAGTTACTCGCGGGTACACTCCCGGGTGGGAGCGTGCGTGCCCCATGGCCGCAACCAGGCGGCCGACCGGACGCGGCCCCGTGGGACCCTCACCCGAGAATTCGGAGCAGCCGATGCAACTCTTGGCGATCATCGTGTCGCTGGTCACCGCCTTGGTCGGCGTGGCGCTGTTCGCTCGTGCCATCGCGCAGATCTACGGTTTCGTCCGGCTCGGGCAGAAGGTCCCGGCCGGGGCACGTACCGACAACCCGGTGGCAAGAACGCTGACCGTGGCCAGGGAGTTCCTCGGCCACACCCGGATGAACAAGTGGGGCATCGTCGGTGTCGCCCACTGGTTCGTCGCCATCGGCTTCTACACGCTGATCCTGACCCTGGTCACCGCCTTCGGTCAGGTCTTCGACGCCGACTTCGTGCTCCCGATCATCGGCAAGTGGACGCCGTACCTGGTCTTCGAGGAACTGGTCGGCGTGCTGACCACGCTCGGCATCGCGACGCTGATCGTGATCCGCCAGCTGAGCCTGCCGAGCCGGGCGGGCCGCAAGTCCCGCTTCGCCGGCTCCAACATGGGCCAGGCGTACTTCGTCGAGTACGTCATCCTGATCATCGGCCTGGCGATCCTGACGCTGCGCGGCCTGGAGGGCGTGCTGCAGGGCGTGACCCACTACGAGGCCGGGTACCTGGTCTCCTACCCCCTGGTCAAGGCCTTCTCCGGGCTGAGCCTGAGCACCCTGCACAACCTGGTCTACCTGGTCGCGATGATCAAGATCGCCACCTCGTTCATCTGGATGATCACGGTCTCGCTGAAGACCGACATGGGTGTCGCCTGGCACCGCTTCCTGGGCTTCCCGAACATCTGGTTCAAGCGCAACGCGGACGGTGCCGTCACCCTGGGCGCGCTGCAGCCGATGACCAGTGCGGGCCAGCCGATCGACTTCGAGGACCCGGCCGAGGACGCGGTCTTCGGTGTCTCGCAGGTCGAGCACTTCTCCTGGAAGGGCATCCTCGACTTCTCCACCTGCACCGAGTGCGGGCGTTGCCAGTCGCAGTGCCCGGCCTGGAACACCGGCAAGCCGCTCTCGCCGAAGCTGCTGATCATGAGCCTGCGCGAGCACGCCTACGCCAAGGCGCCCTACCTGCTGGCCGGTGGCGGCAAGTCGATGGAGGGCGAGGAGCAGGCCAGTGCCGAGCAGCTGGCCGGGGTCCCGGCCGCCGCGCTGGCCGAGGCCGAGCGCCCGCTGATCGGCACCGCCGAGGAGAACGGCGTCATCGACCCGGACGTGCTGTGGTCCTGCACCACCTGCGGTGCCTGCGTCGAGCAGTGCCCGGTGGACATCGAGCACATCGACCACATCGTCGACATGCGCCGCTACCAGGTGATGATCGAGTCCTCGTTCCCCACCGAGGCCGGCACCATGCTCAAGAACCTGGAGAACAAGGGCAACCCGTGGGGCATGGCCACCAAGGCCCGCCTGGACTGGGTCAAGGAGCTGAAGAAGGAGACCGGCATCGAGGTCCCGGTGATCGGCCAGGACATCGAGCCCGCCGACGTCGAGTACCTCTACTGGGTCGGCTGCGCCGGAGCGCTGGAGGACCGGGCGAAGAAGACCACCAAGGCCTTCGCCGAACTCCTGCACACCGCCGGCGTCCAGTTCGCGATCCTCGGCAAGGAGGAGTCCTGCACCGGTGACTCCGCCCGCCGCCTGGGCAACGAGTTCCTCTTCCAGATGCTCGGCGCGCAGAACGTCGAGACGCTCAACGCCGCACTGGAGGACGCTCCGAAGAAGCGGATCGTGGCCACCTGCCCGCACTGCTTCAACACCATCGCCAACGAGTACCCGCAGCTCGGCGGCCACTTCGAGGTCATCCACCACACCCAGCTGCTCCAGCACCTGATCGACGAGGGCAAGCTCGTCCCCGTCAACCCGGTCGAGGGCCTGATCACCTACCACGACCCGTGCTACCTGGGCCGCCACAACAAGGTCTACAGCCCGCCGCGCGAGATCATGGACAAGGTCCCCGGCCTGCGCCAGCAGGAGATGCACCGCCACAAGGAGCGCGGCTTCTGCTGCGGCGCCGGTGGCGCGCGGATGTGGATGGAGGAGCGGATCGGCAAGCGGATCAACACCGAGCGGGTCGACGAGGCGCTGTCGCTCAACCCCGACATCATCTCCACCGCCTGCCCGTTCTGCCTCGTCATGCTCTCCGACTCGGTCAACGGCAAGAAGAACGACGGCGCGGCCAAGGAGCACCTCAAGGTCGTCGACGTCGCGCAGCTGCTGCTCGAGTCCGTCAAGGCGGTGCCGGCTCAGGCCCCCGAGCCCGCCGAGGTGTAGCTGAGCAGGTAGAAGGCCGAAACCGGCCTTTCTCGCACCGGAGTTCGGGCAAGGTGCGAAATGTGCTTGCGGCCCGATGCCTCCCATATAATGCCTGCCCCGGGTGCTAATCGCCCGGGGCAGGCTTCTTAGTTAATAAAGAACGCATATTCTCGACGAACTCGGGAGCGCGGCACGGGGGCTGCGCCCAATCGGTGCGGCGGTCCGACACGTATGTGCTCGGCAGGCCGGTCGGCGCCCCGACAAGCACCCAAGCACCCAAGCGACGGCGCTGGTAGTACTCCACGCCAGGTCGCTGACCGGAACCAAGGGGAGAAACGCACAGATGATCCAGGCGATCATGCTGGTCGGCGGTCAGGGCACGAGGTTGCGCCCGCTCACCACGCACACCCCGAAGCCCATGCTCCCCGTCGCCGGTGTGCCGTTCATCGCGCACCAGCTCGCCCGGGCCGCGGCCGCCGGTGTGACCCGTGTCGTGCTGGCCACCTCCTACCTGGCCGAGGTCTTCGAGGAGCACTTCGCCGACGGCTCGCCGTACGGCCTGGAGCTGGTCTACCTGACCGAGGTCGAGCCGCTCGGCACCGGCGGTGCGATCCGCAACGCCGCCGAGGGCCTGACCTGCGGCCCCGACGATCCGGTGCTCATCTTCAACGGGGACATCCTGTCGGGCCTGGACATCGCCGCGCTGCGCGACGGCCACGTCGCCGCCGGCGCCGACGTCACCCTGCACCTGACCCGGGTCGAGGACCCGCGCGCGTTCGGCCTGGTGCCGACCGACGAGAACGGCCGGGTGCTGGAGTTCCTGGAGAAGCCGGAGACGCCCGAGCAGATCGTCACCGACCAGATCAACGCCGGCTGCTACGTCTTCACCCGTTCGGTGATCGACCGCATCCCGGCCGGCCGGGTGGTCTCGGTCGAGCGCGAGACCTTCCCCGAGCTGCTGGCGACCGGCGCCCTGGTGCGCGGTGTGGTCGACAGCTCGTACTGGCTGGACCTGGGCACCCCCGCCGCCTTCGTGCGCGGCTCGGCCGACCTGGTGCTCGGCCGGGTCGACTCGCCGGCCGTCCCCGGTCCGACCGGCGACGCGCTGCTGCTCGACGGTGCCACCGTGGACCCGGCGGCCGTGCTCAGCTCGGGCACTGTGGTGGCGGCCGGTGCCGTGGTCGCGGCCGGCGCGATCGTGGAGGGCAGTGTCGTGCTGCCGGGCGCCGTGATCTGCGCTGACGCCTTCGTGAAGGACTCCATCGTGGGCGCGTACGCCACCATCGGTGAGCGCACCTCGCTGGACGGTGCGGTGATCGGCGACGGCGCGGTGGTCAAGTCCGACAACGAGCTGCCGAACGGCATCCGGGTCGCCTGCGGCACGCTGCTGCCGGTCGGCGCGGTGCGGACCAGCGCCGGCCCCGGCGGCTGCCCCGCCGGTGAGACCTCGGCGGCAGCGGTGCACGGCTCGGTGCTGCAGAAGTAGTCGCTGGTTGCCGGTCGGTGGGGCGGGGCAGGCGGGGCGGCGTGCGTCACAGCCCTGCTGCAATCCCCTTGGGCCCGCTGGAGGGTGACCCCGCCGAGCGCCTTTCCGGGTACCTTCGGAGGGTGGCTGGCAAAGGAAGTCTGAGCGGGAACGGTCGGGGCGGCGGCGAGCGCGAGCGCGCCGCCGGCGCTGCGGCGTACGAGCCGACCGAGCCCTACGGCGTGGACCCGTACCGGGCGGATCAGCCCGGGAACACCCGGGCGTTCACGGTGGACCCCGCGGGTTACGCCGGTGGATACCCCGGGGGTTCCGGCGCGGGTTCCGGCGCGGGGGACACCGGGGAGCCGTACTACTACGGCGGGGAGCCCGGTTACGGACCGGGCGCCGGGTACGACGACGGCTACGGGGCCGGCGCCACCCAGCCCGACGCGCCGTCCTATGCCCGCTCCCGGGACCAGGCCCGCTCCCAGGACCGGGTCGGTGGCCAGGACCGGGTCCGGGCCCAGGACCACGTCGCCACCTACCGGGCCGGCGGCCGTACCGCCCCGCGCGCCGGCGGGCCCCGGCTGCACTGGCGTGAGCTGCTGTTCGGCATCTACCGGGCGCCGGCCCGCACCTTCGACCAGATGCGCGACCACCAGGTCTGGCTGCCCGCGATCACGATCTCGCTGCTCTACGCGGTGCTCGCCGTGCTCGGCTTCGGTGACACGCATGACGAGGTGGTCAACTCCACCTTGGACATCGCCGCCTGGTCACTGCTCGGCGCCGCCATCGCGTTCACGGTGGCCGGCCTGATGCTGGGCTCGGTGACCTATGCGCTGGCCCGGCAGTTGGGCGGCGACGGCCCGTGGGCCTCCACGGTGGGCCTGTCCGTCCTGATCGGCTGGACCAGCGACGTGCCGCGACTGCTGCTCGCGCTCTTCCTGCCCTCCGACAACGTGGTGGTGCAGGCGGTCGGCTGGCTGACCTGGGTGTTCTGCGCCGTCCTGCTGACCACCCTGATCCGCCGGGTGCACGACCTGCCCTGGGGCAAGGCGGCCGGCGCCGCCTCGCTGCAACTGCTGGCGCTACTGGTGCTGATCAAGCTGCCGACGCTGGGCTGACCCGGCCCCTGACCGTTCTTACCCTCGCCCCTCGCCCCACTCCCCAACTGCACGGAGCAACCGAATGACCCTCCCCACCACCCGCGTCAGCTTTCCCGGCGGCGCGGTGACCGGTGAGTCCACCGTCCTGGCTGTCCACCCGCTCGGCGACGGCCGGTGGGGCGTCGTCACCGCCGATACGCCGTTCCACCCGCTCGACCACACCTGGCCCGACCAGCCTGCCGACACCGGCACGCTGACCGTGGCCGAGGGCGGTGTCGAGCTGGCGGTGGTGGACTGCCTGACCGGCGCGGTGGACCCGTCGAACGGTGAGCTGCTGGTGGGCGCCGACATCCCGGTGCGCCGTGGTGACGAGGCCTGGTCCTGGCTGGTGCTGCACGTGTTGGCCGAGCAGGCGGCGGGTTCGGCCGACTCGGCGCAGTCGCTGGTGGGTCGGCAGGTGACGCTGTCGGTGGATGCCGAGCGCCGCGCCGCGCTGTCCGCCGCGCACACCGGCTGCCACCTGCTCGCCCTGGCGCTGAACGCCGCGCTGGCCGCCCGTTGGCGCAAGGACCCGGGCCGTGCCGACGCTTTCGGCAACCCGGACTTCGACAGCCTGGCGATGGCCTCCTCGGTGATGGACACCGAGGCCAGCACCGACGTCTACCGGCTCGGCAAGTCGCTGCGGAAGAAGGGCTTCACGGCGGAGGCGGCCGACGACCTGCCCGCCCTGGCCGAGGCGCTGCCCGCGATCACCACCGACGTCAACGAGCGGCTCGCCGCCTGGGTCGCGGCCGACGCACCGGTGCGGATCGAGGTCCCCGGCCCCGAGCTGACCGCCCGGCGCCGCTGGCACTGCGAACTCCCGGCCGGCCCCGCAGACATCGCCTGCGGCGGCACCCACCTCCACCGGCTCGGCCAACTCGCGGCACTGGAAACCGAGTTGACCCTGTCGGCAGACGGTACCGAGCTGACCGCGGTGACCCGCCCCAAGCGGAGCTGACCGGATCCCGCCAGCGTCGGCCGGGTCTCGCTAGATCTTGCTGCGGTGGAAGTTCAGGTAGGAACGTGACGGCGTCGGCCCGCGCTGCCCCTGGTAGCGCGAGCCGTAGCGCTCGGAGCCGTACGGGTGCTCGGAGGGCGAGGAGAGCCGGAACAGGCAGAGCTGCCCGATCTTCATCCCCGGGTAGAGCTTGATCGGCAG contains:
- a CDS encoding metal-dependent hydrolase codes for the protein MTLPTTRVSFPGGAVTGESTVLAVHPLGDGRWGVVTADTPFHPLDHTWPDQPADTGTLTVAEGGVELAVVDCLTGAVDPSNGELLVGADIPVRRGDEAWSWLVLHVLAEQAAGSADSAQSLVGRQVTLSVDAERRAALSAAHTGCHLLALALNAALAARWRKDPGRADAFGNPDFDSLAMASSVMDTEASTDVYRLGKSLRKKGFTAEAADDLPALAEALPAITTDVNERLAAWVAADAPVRIEVPGPELTARRRWHCELPAGPADIACGGTHLHRLGQLAALETELTLSADGTELTAVTRPKRS
- a CDS encoding Yip1 family protein, producing the protein MAGKGSLSGNGRGGGERERAAGAAAYEPTEPYGVDPYRADQPGNTRAFTVDPAGYAGGYPGGSGAGSGAGDTGEPYYYGGEPGYGPGAGYDDGYGAGATQPDAPSYARSRDQARSQDRVGGQDRVRAQDHVATYRAGGRTAPRAGGPRLHWRELLFGIYRAPARTFDQMRDHQVWLPAITISLLYAVLAVLGFGDTHDEVVNSTLDIAAWSLLGAAIAFTVAGLMLGSVTYALARQLGGDGPWASTVGLSVLIGWTSDVPRLLLALFLPSDNVVVQAVGWLTWVFCAVLLTTLIRRVHDLPWGKAAGAASLQLLALLVLIKLPTLG